A section of the Acidobacterium capsulatum ATCC 51196 genome encodes:
- the zwf gene encoding glucose-6-phosphate dehydrogenase, with translation MATTEVRVSTEKVKEAAKRKERVPEPTVVVIFGASGDLTKRKLLPALFHLEQAGLLPEEFGILGVARRDLTATFADDMKEGILEFGGVKADDDKLGAFMEKVNYHAMNFDDDAGYEKLKQHLDEYDKKHGVKGNRLFYLAVAPEYFSDILHRLGRHGLAKPEHGQVRVIIEKPFGQDLESAKELNAEVNQVLDENQIFRIDHYLGKETVQNILVFRFANGIFEPIWNRNYIDHVQITAAESIGIEGRGPFYEKAGALRDVIQNHMMELLSFICMEPPVSFEADAVRHEKVKVWQAIKPVEILNTVRGQYGPGEVNGKQVKGYREEERVAPDSQTETFAAMKLEIENWRWAGVPIYLRAGKRLAKRATEVTIQFKQPPMLLFRGASSGPCEEIQPNLIKMRIQPDEGISLRFGAKVPSPDMTVCPVDMNFEYAGAFGTSSANGYERLLLDAMLGDATLFAHRDGVEATWALFTPVLEAWAAKKPQGFPNYASGSWGPQCADDLIAKDGRRWHSCKG, from the coding sequence ATGGCGACGACAGAAGTACGGGTTTCGACCGAAAAGGTAAAGGAAGCCGCCAAGCGCAAGGAGCGCGTCCCCGAACCAACGGTGGTCGTGATCTTTGGCGCAAGCGGCGATCTCACCAAGCGCAAGCTGCTGCCGGCCCTGTTCCATCTGGAACAGGCCGGGCTGCTGCCGGAAGAGTTCGGCATTCTCGGTGTGGCCCGCCGCGATCTCACCGCCACCTTCGCGGATGACATGAAGGAAGGCATCCTTGAATTCGGCGGAGTCAAGGCCGACGATGACAAGCTCGGCGCGTTCATGGAGAAGGTGAATTATCACGCCATGAACTTTGACGACGATGCCGGCTACGAAAAGCTCAAGCAGCATCTCGACGAGTATGACAAGAAGCACGGCGTGAAGGGCAATCGCCTCTTCTACCTTGCGGTGGCGCCGGAGTACTTCTCTGACATCCTGCACCGGCTAGGCCGTCACGGCCTGGCCAAGCCGGAGCATGGCCAGGTGCGCGTCATCATCGAGAAGCCCTTCGGGCAAGATCTGGAGAGCGCCAAAGAACTCAATGCGGAAGTCAACCAGGTGCTCGATGAGAACCAGATCTTCCGCATCGACCACTATCTTGGCAAAGAGACCGTGCAGAACATCCTGGTCTTCCGTTTTGCCAACGGCATCTTTGAGCCGATCTGGAATCGTAACTATATCGATCATGTTCAGATTACGGCGGCCGAAAGCATCGGCATTGAAGGCCGCGGCCCGTTCTATGAGAAGGCGGGAGCGCTGCGTGATGTGATCCAGAATCACATGATGGAGCTGCTGTCGTTCATCTGCATGGAGCCGCCGGTCTCATTCGAGGCCGACGCCGTGCGCCACGAGAAGGTGAAGGTCTGGCAGGCCATCAAGCCGGTTGAGATTCTCAATACCGTGCGCGGGCAATATGGCCCGGGCGAGGTGAACGGCAAGCAGGTAAAGGGGTATCGCGAAGAAGAGCGCGTCGCTCCCGACTCGCAGACCGAAACCTTCGCAGCCATGAAGCTTGAGATTGAGAACTGGCGCTGGGCTGGCGTGCCGATCTATCTGCGCGCGGGCAAGCGCCTGGCCAAGCGTGCGACCGAAGTTACCATTCAGTTCAAGCAGCCTCCCATGCTACTCTTCCGCGGAGCCAGCTCTGGCCCGTGTGAGGAGATTCAGCCCAATCTGATCAAGATGCGCATTCAGCCGGATGAGGGCATCTCGCTTCGCTTTGGAGCGAAGGTTCCCAGCCCGGATATGACCGTCTGCCCGGTGGACATGAACTTCGAATATGCCGGAGCCTTCGGCACCTCTTCGGCCAACGGCTACGAGCGTCTGCTGCTCGATGCCATGCTGGGCGATGCCACGCTCTTTGCGCATCGCGACGGCGTGGAGGCCACCTGGGCGCTATTCACTCCGGTGCTCGAAGCCTGGGCCGCCAAAAAGCCGCAGGGATTCCCCAACTACGCCAGCGGAAGCTGGGGTCCGCAGTGCGCCGACGATCTGATTGCCAAGGATGGCCGTCGCTGGCATAGCTGCAAGGGCTGA
- a CDS encoding glycoside hydrolase family 15 protein: MDTTKSQYRWIEGQGAAFGAPGMPPRWTSSEKWAIGTAYSAASRVWYTISHGILNEIYYPTIDRPQTRDMGLLITDGETFFHEEKRALNFTGEYIDAEALGVRLYGADRKGRYVIEKEIITDPHSPVVLMRVRLRAGEHGSEELLQKLRVYAMLAPHIDGGGMGNSGSVVDLAGKKSLLAWKANEPGSPSIAMIADCGFSRASCGYVGQSDGWQDLHNDFTMNWEFGSALDGNISLTGEIDNRHTLDFRIAIGFGDGHHSAIASAMGALATPFEQQKERFIAQWRRAASPGHLASSSCDYGRLMQISHSILLAHEDKTFAGAFIASASIPWGYAKGDDDLGGYHLVWTRDMVQTASALMACGREETALRALVYLACTQKPDGSFAQNFWVNGTPYWTGLQLDEVAFPIILAWRLWKRQALGTFNVLAFVERAAGFLLLHAPVTQQERWEENSGYSPSTLAAVISGLVCAAELVRAHGADELATLLEEHADWIESHLEDWTVTNNGVLHPDVKRHFMRVRPPECGDPYAHEQCGKEKVTLNNRPPGTRYEFEAREIIDAGFLELVRYGVRRADDPLIVDSLKVVDHVLKVETPRGPCWRRYNFDGYGTGPDGSPFTGYGQGRAWPLLTGERAHYALAAGQDVLPYVQAIEAFASLGGMLPEQVWDSPEIEVRGHKLRPGDPAGSAMPLVWAHAEYLKLLRSLHDRQVFDRIEAVARRYCDDRPASATVDVFLLNRAIREMQAGRNLRILADRAFRVLWTSDSWQTHQMMECRQVGTQVCCADLPVAGLREGQVSFTLFWMGEQRWEGRNFDVAVSAEE, from the coding sequence ATGGACACGACCAAATCGCAATATCGATGGATCGAGGGCCAGGGCGCGGCCTTTGGCGCTCCAGGCATGCCGCCACGCTGGACCTCCAGCGAAAAGTGGGCCATCGGCACGGCGTATTCGGCGGCCAGCCGCGTCTGGTACACCATCTCGCATGGCATTCTCAACGAGATTTATTACCCCACCATCGACCGCCCGCAGACGCGCGACATGGGCCTGCTGATCACCGACGGCGAGACCTTCTTTCATGAGGAAAAGCGCGCCCTCAACTTTACCGGCGAGTACATTGATGCCGAGGCGCTGGGCGTGCGCCTGTATGGGGCCGATCGTAAGGGCCGGTATGTCATCGAGAAGGAGATCATCACCGATCCGCACTCGCCGGTAGTGCTGATGCGGGTGCGCCTGCGCGCCGGGGAGCATGGCTCAGAGGAGCTGCTGCAGAAGCTCAGGGTCTATGCAATGCTGGCGCCTCACATTGATGGCGGCGGCATGGGGAATTCGGGCAGCGTTGTCGATCTTGCAGGCAAGAAGTCTCTGCTGGCCTGGAAGGCCAACGAACCGGGCAGCCCCTCGATTGCCATGATTGCCGATTGCGGATTCAGCCGCGCCAGTTGCGGTTATGTCGGCCAGAGCGATGGCTGGCAGGATCTGCACAACGATTTCACCATGAACTGGGAATTCGGGTCCGCGCTCGACGGCAATATTTCGCTCACCGGAGAGATCGACAACCGCCATACGCTGGACTTCCGCATCGCCATCGGTTTCGGCGACGGCCATCACTCCGCCATTGCCTCGGCAATGGGGGCTCTGGCGACGCCCTTTGAGCAGCAGAAAGAGCGCTTCATCGCGCAGTGGCGCCGGGCAGCCAGCCCCGGCCATCTGGCGTCGTCGTCCTGCGATTATGGGCGGCTCATGCAGATCAGCCACAGCATCCTGCTCGCACATGAAGACAAGACCTTCGCGGGTGCGTTCATTGCCTCGGCGTCCATTCCGTGGGGGTATGCCAAGGGCGACGACGATCTTGGCGGTTATCACCTGGTGTGGACGCGCGACATGGTGCAGACCGCCTCGGCCCTGATGGCCTGCGGCCGCGAAGAGACGGCGCTGCGGGCGCTCGTCTATCTCGCCTGCACGCAGAAGCCGGACGGCAGCTTCGCGCAGAACTTCTGGGTCAACGGCACGCCGTATTGGACGGGGCTGCAACTGGACGAAGTGGCATTCCCGATCATTCTGGCCTGGCGGCTGTGGAAGCGTCAGGCGCTCGGCACCTTTAACGTGCTGGCCTTTGTGGAGCGCGCCGCGGGCTTCTTGCTGCTGCATGCTCCGGTCACGCAGCAGGAGCGTTGGGAAGAGAATTCCGGATATTCGCCCTCGACGCTGGCGGCGGTGATCTCGGGGCTGGTCTGCGCGGCCGAACTGGTGCGGGCGCATGGCGCTGACGAACTGGCCACGCTGCTGGAAGAGCATGCCGACTGGATCGAATCGCATCTGGAAGACTGGACCGTCACCAACAATGGCGTGCTGCATCCGGATGTGAAGCGGCATTTCATGCGAGTGCGTCCGCCCGAGTGCGGCGACCCTTACGCGCATGAGCAGTGCGGCAAAGAGAAGGTGACGCTCAACAATCGTCCGCCGGGCACGCGCTATGAGTTTGAGGCGCGCGAGATCATCGATGCGGGTTTTCTGGAACTGGTGCGCTACGGAGTGCGCCGCGCGGATGATCCGCTGATTGTGGACTCGCTGAAAGTGGTGGACCACGTGCTCAAAGTGGAGACGCCACGCGGGCCCTGCTGGCGGCGCTACAACTTTGACGGCTATGGCACAGGGCCCGATGGCAGTCCCTTTACCGGTTATGGACAAGGCCGCGCCTGGCCCCTGCTGACGGGCGAGCGCGCCCACTATGCCCTGGCCGCCGGGCAGGACGTGCTGCCTTATGTGCAGGCCATCGAGGCCTTTGCCTCGCTGGGCGGCATGCTGCCGGAGCAGGTCTGGGACAGCCCCGAGATCGAGGTGCGCGGGCACAAGCTGCGGCCCGGTGATCCGGCCGGCTCGGCCATGCCTCTGGTCTGGGCGCATGCCGAGTATCTGAAGCTGCTGCGCTCCCTGCATGACCGGCAGGTTTTTGACCGCATTGAGGCGGTGGCCCGGCGCTATTGCGACGACCGGCCCGCGAGTGCCACAGTGGACGTTTTCCTGCTGAATCGGGCGATTCGCGAGATGCAGGCGGGGCGCAATCTGCGCATCCTGGCCGACCGGGCCTTCCGTGTTTTGTGGACGTCCGATAGCTGGCAGACCCACCAGATGATGGAATGCCGTCAGGTGGGCACACAGGTCTGCTGTGCCGATCTGCCGGTGGCCGGTCTGCGCGAAGGCCAGGTTTCATTTACTCTTTTCTGGATGGGGGAACAGCGCTGGGAAGGCCGGAATTTCGATGTTGCCGTCTCCGCCGAAGAATAA
- the glk gene encoding glucokinase, translating into MILAGDVGGTKVHLALYDFKQGSLQHVRDERFPARDYDGLQVIVRQFLGARTEGDITAACFGVPGPVRQGRLKLTNLPWILDSLELSSALDIPHLFLINDLEANGYGIPELRADQIFTLNPGDRGAVGNRALVSAGTGLGEGVMVWDGRRHVPMASEGGHCDFAARNPLELELLQYLIEKLQGRVSFERVVSGLGIQNIYRFLRDVKKMEEPAWLRERMEKEDPNAVIGELGESSQNELCARTLEMFVAAYGAEAGNMALKVLAVGGMYIGGGIAPKILKTMQNGIFMQAFTDKGRLSELLIKTPVHIILESRCALMGAAAYAEQRAAELSGTSVRAASI; encoded by the coding sequence ATGATTCTTGCCGGCGATGTAGGCGGCACCAAGGTTCACTTAGCTCTTTACGATTTCAAACAAGGTTCGCTGCAGCACGTTCGGGATGAGCGCTTCCCGGCTCGTGATTATGACGGCCTGCAGGTCATTGTCCGCCAGTTCTTGGGCGCGCGCACCGAGGGCGACATTACCGCGGCCTGCTTCGGCGTGCCCGGACCAGTACGTCAGGGACGTCTGAAGCTCACGAATCTACCGTGGATACTTGATAGCCTGGAGCTTTCCAGCGCGCTTGATATCCCACACCTGTTCCTGATCAATGATCTTGAGGCGAATGGCTACGGCATCCCCGAGCTTCGGGCCGATCAAATCTTCACGCTCAACCCGGGTGATCGCGGAGCTGTCGGCAACCGCGCACTGGTCTCGGCCGGCACCGGCCTCGGCGAGGGCGTCATGGTGTGGGATGGCCGCCGTCACGTCCCCATGGCTTCTGAGGGTGGGCACTGCGACTTTGCCGCGCGCAATCCGCTCGAACTGGAGCTGCTGCAGTATCTGATCGAAAAGCTGCAGGGTCGCGTGAGCTTTGAGCGCGTGGTTTCAGGGCTTGGCATTCAGAATATCTACCGTTTTCTGCGCGATGTGAAGAAAATGGAAGAACCCGCCTGGCTCAGAGAGCGCATGGAGAAGGAAGATCCCAACGCCGTCATCGGAGAGCTGGGCGAGAGCAGCCAGAATGAACTGTGCGCCAGGACGCTGGAGATGTTTGTGGCGGCTTACGGTGCGGAAGCCGGCAACATGGCTCTCAAGGTGCTGGCTGTGGGCGGCATGTACATCGGCGGCGGCATTGCGCCCAAGATTCTCAAGACCATGCAGAATGGCATTTTCATGCAGGCCTTCACTGACAAGGGGCGTTTGAGCGAATTGCTGATCAAAACGCCGGTGCACATCATTCTTGAGAGCCGTTGCGCCCTGATGGGCGCCGCGGCATATGCAGAGCAGCGCGCTGCGGAGTTGAGCGGCACCTCAGTACGCGCCGCCTCCATCTAG
- a CDS encoding superoxide dismutase, whose product MAHELPPLPYDYSALEPHIDAETMKLHHDKHHQAYINNLNAALEKHPDLASKSAEDLLRDLNSVPEDIRTAVRNNGGGHVNHTMFWKIMKPNGGGAPTGAIAQQIEKDFGTFEDFKTAFNGTAAKQFGSGWGWLIWDGGKLKIISTPNQDSPLSQGFFPILGNDVWEHAYYLKYQNKRPDYLAAWWNTVNWDEVNHRFEHAKK is encoded by the coding sequence TTGGCACACGAACTGCCCCCTCTGCCCTACGACTATTCGGCTCTTGAACCTCATATCGACGCCGAAACCATGAAGCTGCACCATGACAAGCACCATCAGGCCTACATCAACAACCTGAATGCGGCGCTGGAGAAGCATCCTGACCTGGCCAGCAAATCGGCCGAAGACCTGCTGCGTGATCTCAACAGCGTGCCCGAGGACATTCGCACGGCGGTGCGCAACAATGGCGGCGGCCATGTGAACCACACCATGTTCTGGAAGATCATGAAGCCCAACGGCGGCGGCGCGCCGACCGGCGCCATCGCCCAGCAGATCGAGAAGGACTTCGGCACCTTTGAGGACTTCAAGACGGCCTTCAACGGCACGGCGGCCAAGCAGTTCGGCTCCGGCTGGGGCTGGCTGATCTGGGATGGCGGCAAGCTCAAGATCATCTCCACTCCCAACCAGGACAGCCCGCTGTCGCAGGGCTTCTTTCCCATTCTCGGCAACGATGTGTGGGAGCACGCCTACTACCTGAAGTATCAGAACAAGCGGCCCGACTACCTGGCCGCCTGGTGGAACACGGTCAATTGGGACGAAGTGAACCATCGCTTCGAACACGCGAAGAAGTAG
- a CDS encoding HAD family hydrolase: MAEIRAVLWDVGGVLLTNGWDHCGRAELLKEFGVDRAAFEARHEEANDPWEKGKITIHEYLDRTLFYEPRSFTPDQFIARMKQESQWIPNTSVEVLRTLSVSQQVRVAMLSNESRELMDYRIETFGLDKLFPVCFCSAYVGLRKPDPAIFRLALEVLRVQPEEAVFVDDRKENAQAANDLGIHGVHYAGPEHLKEQLQRLGVKLG, translated from the coding sequence ATGGCAGAGATTCGCGCAGTGTTGTGGGATGTGGGCGGCGTGCTGCTCACCAATGGCTGGGATCACTGCGGCCGTGCCGAGTTGCTCAAGGAGTTTGGCGTGGACCGCGCCGCGTTTGAAGCGCGTCATGAAGAGGCGAACGATCCCTGGGAAAAAGGGAAGATCACAATTCATGAGTATCTGGACCGGACCCTGTTTTATGAGCCCCGCAGTTTTACTCCGGACCAGTTCATCGCGCGCATGAAGCAGGAGTCGCAGTGGATTCCGAATACGTCAGTGGAAGTTCTGCGCACGCTCTCGGTTTCCCAGCAGGTCCGGGTGGCGATGCTCAGCAACGAGTCCCGCGAGTTGATGGATTACCGCATCGAGACCTTCGGGCTCGATAAGCTCTTCCCCGTTTGTTTCTGTTCTGCCTATGTAGGCCTGCGCAAACCCGATCCGGCAATTTTCCGGCTCGCTTTGGAGGTTCTGCGCGTCCAACCAGAGGAAGCAGTCTTTGTGGATGACCGCAAGGAGAATGCCCAGGCCGCGAACGATCTGGGAATTCATGGGGTGCATTATGCGGGTCCCGAACATTTGAAAGAGCAACTCCAGCGGCTGGGCGTGAAGCTCGGCTAA
- the pgl gene encoding 6-phosphogluconolactonase: MPRPFELEYRVFEDAAALSHAAAQHFVDCAKAAVAQRGKARVAISGGSTPKSTFALLADPAQPYRAQMPWEKLEIYWVDERCVPPEDADSNYRMTRKTLLDKVPIPASQVFRMEGERDPEEAAARYESVIRGQFRLEGAQGPVFDMLALGMGDDGHTASLFPHTEAIHELGRIVVANHVPQKQTWRITLTWPVIVEARDLFFLIAGKDKADPLQRVLEGPYDPETLPSQLIQPRSGKLLMLLDKTAAANLPAPGPDGVGKMEIAR, from the coding sequence ATGCCACGGCCGTTTGAACTGGAATATCGCGTATTTGAGGATGCCGCTGCATTGAGTCATGCAGCGGCCCAGCATTTTGTGGACTGCGCCAAGGCCGCCGTGGCACAACGCGGCAAGGCGCGCGTGGCGATCTCCGGCGGCAGCACGCCCAAATCGACGTTTGCACTGCTGGCTGACCCGGCGCAGCCCTACCGCGCGCAGATGCCCTGGGAGAAACTCGAAATCTATTGGGTGGACGAGCGCTGCGTGCCGCCCGAGGATGCTGATAGCAACTACCGCATGACCCGCAAGACGCTGCTCGACAAGGTGCCGATTCCCGCCAGCCAGGTCTTCCGCATGGAAGGCGAGCGCGACCCCGAAGAGGCGGCCGCCCGTTACGAGTCCGTCATTCGCGGGCAGTTTCGGTTGGAAGGCGCGCAGGGGCCGGTCTTTGACATGCTGGCGCTGGGCATGGGCGATGACGGGCACACGGCCTCGCTGTTTCCGCACACTGAGGCGATTCACGAGCTGGGGCGCATCGTTGTGGCGAACCACGTTCCGCAGAAGCAGACCTGGCGCATCACCCTCACCTGGCCGGTCATTGTAGAAGCGCGAGACCTATTCTTTCTGATTGCGGGCAAGGACAAGGCCGATCCGCTGCAGCGCGTTTTAGAGGGGCCTTATGATCCGGAAACACTTCCTTCGCAGCTCATTCAGCCGCGCAGCGGTAAACTGCTGATGTTGCTGGATAAGACCGCCGCTGCGAATTTACCGGCCCCCGGGCCGGATGGCGTCGGCAAAATGGAGATTGCCCGATGA
- the tkt gene encoding transketolase: MTELQQTSINALRFLAVDAVEKAKSGHPGAPLGDAPMAYLLFHKYMRHNPKHSKWSNRDRFVLSNGHASAMLYSVLHLSGYKVSLDDLQHFRQWHSNTPGHPEYGDTDGVEVTTGPLGQGFAMAVGMAIAEKHLAAVYNRPGYEVVDHYTYGICGDGDLMEGISHEAASLAGTLGLGKLIYLYDDNLISLDGPTELSFTEDVLKRFEAYHWHVQIVEDGNDLEGISKAIEAAKAETGKPSLIAVRTVIGYGSPKAGTSKVHGEALGAEAVKETKKNLGWPEDKSFYVPEDAARHWAEVVAKGAEYEKQWNDLFAQYKKEFPELAAQFERTHAGKLKDGWRDSLPKFAADSKAQATRTAGNVVMNAIAKQVPELLGGAADLTASTKTIIKDSGNFHVDATGVNVFFGVREFAMCAAVNGMAVHGGVIPYGSTFFVFSDYCKPALRLAALMKAHAIFVYTHDSVGLGEDGPTHQPIEHLMALRATPQLTDFRPADANETSAAWGLALERKSASFMALSRQDLPLLDPEKHKVFEGVAKGAYIVEEGSKSPDVLLVGTGAELWPCLKAAEQLKGEGVTARVVSMPSWKLFDEQDEAYKQSIFPDGLPKLAVEAGASLGWWKWVGRHGDVIGIDHFGASAPGPVVLEKFGFSPDNIASRAKALIARAKAELAGAK, translated from the coding sequence ATGACTGAGTTGCAGCAGACTTCGATCAACGCACTGCGCTTCCTCGCCGTCGACGCGGTGGAGAAGGCCAAGAGCGGCCATCCTGGAGCTCCCCTGGGCGATGCCCCCATGGCTTACCTGCTCTTTCACAAGTACATGCGCCACAACCCGAAGCACTCCAAGTGGTCGAACCGCGACCGCTTTGTGCTGTCGAACGGCCATGCCTCGGCCATGCTGTACAGCGTGCTGCATCTGAGCGGCTACAAGGTTTCCCTTGATGACCTGCAGCACTTCCGCCAGTGGCACTCGAACACGCCCGGGCACCCCGAGTATGGCGATACCGATGGCGTCGAGGTCACGACGGGTCCGCTGGGCCAGGGCTTTGCGATGGCCGTGGGCATGGCGATTGCCGAGAAGCATCTCGCCGCTGTGTACAACCGCCCCGGCTATGAAGTGGTCGATCACTACACCTACGGCATCTGCGGCGACGGCGATCTGATGGAAGGCATCTCGCACGAGGCCGCATCGCTGGCCGGCACGCTGGGCCTGGGCAAGCTGATCTATCTCTACGATGACAACCTGATCTCGCTCGACGGCCCCACCGAGCTTTCCTTTACTGAAGACGTGCTCAAGCGCTTTGAGGCCTACCACTGGCACGTGCAGATTGTGGAAGACGGCAACGATCTCGAAGGCATCTCGAAGGCGATCGAAGCCGCCAAGGCCGAGACCGGCAAGCCCTCTCTGATTGCCGTGCGCACGGTGATCGGTTACGGCAGCCCCAAGGCCGGCACCAGCAAGGTGCATGGCGAGGCGCTCGGTGCCGAGGCCGTCAAGGAGACCAAGAAGAACCTCGGCTGGCCCGAGGACAAGAGCTTCTATGTTCCCGAGGATGCGGCCAGGCACTGGGCCGAGGTCGTGGCCAAGGGCGCGGAATATGAGAAGCAGTGGAACGATCTTTTTGCTCAGTACAAGAAGGAATTTCCCGAGCTGGCCGCGCAGTTTGAGCGCACCCATGCCGGCAAGCTGAAGGACGGCTGGCGTGACAGCCTGCCGAAGTTTGCTGCGGACAGCAAGGCGCAGGCCACCCGCACCGCCGGCAACGTGGTGATGAATGCCATCGCCAAGCAGGTGCCCGAGCTGCTGGGCGGCGCGGCCGATCTGACCGCCTCAACCAAGACCATCATCAAGGACAGCGGCAACTTCCACGTGGACGCGACCGGCGTGAACGTCTTCTTTGGCGTGCGCGAGTTTGCCATGTGCGCGGCGGTCAACGGCATGGCGGTGCATGGCGGCGTCATTCCTTATGGCTCGACCTTCTTTGTCTTCAGCGACTACTGCAAGCCGGCGCTTCGCCTGGCCGCGCTGATGAAGGCGCATGCCATCTTTGTGTACACGCACGATTCGGTGGGCCTCGGGGAAGATGGCCCGACGCACCAGCCCATCGAGCATCTGATGGCGCTGCGCGCGACGCCGCAGTTGACTGACTTCCGTCCGGCGGACGCGAATGAAACCTCCGCGGCCTGGGGCCTGGCGCTCGAACGCAAGAGCGCTTCGTTCATGGCGCTGTCGCGGCAGGATCTGCCGCTGCTCGACCCCGAGAAGCACAAGGTCTTTGAGGGTGTCGCCAAGGGCGCTTACATCGTCGAAGAGGGTAGCAAGTCGCCGGATGTGCTGCTGGTCGGCACCGGCGCGGAACTGTGGCCCTGCCTCAAGGCCGCCGAGCAGCTCAAGGGCGAGGGCGTCACGGCTCGCGTGGTCTCCATGCCGAGCTGGAAGCTCTTTGACGAGCAGGACGAGGCCTACAAGCAGTCGATCTTCCCTGATGGTCTGCCCAAGCTGGCCGTCGAGGCTGGCGCTTCGCTCGGCTGGTGGAAGTGGGTGGGCCGTCATGGCGACGTGATCGGCATCGACCACTTCGGCGCCTCGGCCCCCGGGCCGGTGGTGCTCGAGAAGTTCGGCTTCAGCCCCGACAACATCGCCAGCCGCGCCAAGGCCCTGATTGCCCGCGCCAAGGCGGAACTGGCAGGAGCCAAGTAA
- the gnd gene encoding phosphogluconate dehydrogenase (NAD(+)-dependent, decarboxylating), which translates to MEIGIIGLGKMGGNMAERLRKGGHKVVGFDFNKEATKKLTDAGSVGVDSLEALVKNLTPQRAIWIMVPAGDPVDETIAKLKPFMQKGDIFIDGGNSNYKDSQRRYKELKAEGFNFVDVGTSGGVWGLAEGYSMMVGGDEDVVEHLRPIFETLAPGKDKGWGRTGPAGAGHFVKMVHNGIEYGMMQAYAEGFSIMGHKTEMNLDLGQIAEIWRYGSVVRSWLLDLTADALQKNPNLEGLEAYVADSGEGRWTVFEAIDLNVSAPVITESLIRRIRSREDNNFTDRMLAIMRNQFGGHAVKKD; encoded by the coding sequence ATGGAAATCGGAATCATTGGTCTTGGCAAAATGGGCGGCAACATGGCCGAACGCCTGCGCAAGGGCGGCCACAAGGTGGTTGGCTTCGACTTCAATAAGGAAGCCACCAAGAAGCTGACCGACGCCGGTTCGGTGGGCGTGGATTCGCTCGAAGCTCTGGTGAAGAATCTGACCCCCCAGCGTGCCATCTGGATCATGGTTCCGGCCGGCGATCCGGTGGATGAAACCATCGCCAAGCTCAAGCCCTTCATGCAAAAGGGCGATATCTTCATTGACGGCGGCAACTCCAACTACAAGGATTCGCAGCGCCGCTACAAAGAGCTGAAGGCGGAAGGCTTCAACTTTGTCGATGTGGGCACCTCGGGCGGCGTCTGGGGTCTGGCGGAGGGTTACAGCATGATGGTGGGCGGCGATGAGGATGTGGTGGAACACCTGCGCCCCATCTTTGAGACGCTCGCGCCCGGCAAGGACAAGGGCTGGGGCCGTACGGGTCCGGCCGGCGCCGGCCACTTTGTGAAGATGGTGCACAACGGCATCGAGTACGGCATGATGCAGGCTTACGCCGAAGGCTTCTCGATCATGGGCCACAAGACCGAGATGAATCTCGATCTGGGCCAGATTGCCGAAATCTGGCGCTACGGCAGCGTGGTGCGCTCGTGGCTGCTCGATCTCACGGCCGATGCGCTCCAGAAGAATCCGAACCTTGAGGGCCTGGAAGCCTACGTGGCGGATTCAGGCGAGGGCCGCTGGACGGTGTTTGAAGCCATTGATCTCAATGTTTCGGCGCCGGTGATCACCGAGTCGCTGATTCGCCGCATTCGCAGCCGCGAAGATAACAACTTTACCGACCGCATGCTCGCAATTATGCGCAACCAGTTCGGCGGACACGCAGTCAAGAAAGACTAA
- the rpiB gene encoding ribose 5-phosphate isomerase B produces MKLAIGADHAGFPLKEEVREFVKRLGHEVDDLGAYSAEPSDYPDFAEKVGLALIEGRAERGILICGSGVGVNVAANKLPGVRACMCHDTYSAHQGVEHDNMNVLVLGARIIGPALAFDLVTSFLNAAFQSQVERYTRRLNKVYAIEARYMPGSKKA; encoded by the coding sequence ATGAAGCTTGCGATCGGTGCAGACCACGCTGGCTTTCCTCTCAAGGAAGAAGTGCGCGAATTTGTGAAGCGCCTGGGTCATGAAGTCGATGACCTGGGCGCTTACAGCGCCGAACCTTCTGACTATCCTGATTTCGCTGAGAAAGTGGGCCTCGCGCTGATCGAGGGCCGCGCCGAGCGCGGCATCCTGATCTGCGGCAGCGGCGTTGGCGTGAACGTGGCGGCCAACAAGCTGCCCGGCGTGCGCGCCTGCATGTGCCATGACACCTACTCCGCGCATCAGGGCGTCGAGCACGACAACATGAACGTGCTGGTGCTGGGAGCCCGCATCATTGGTCCCGCGCTGGCGTTTGATCTGGTCACCAGCTTCCTCAATGCGGCCTTTCAGAGCCAGGTGGAGCGCTACACCCGCCGCCTGAACAAGGTCTATGCCATTGAGGCGCGCTACATGCCCGGTTCAAAGAAAGCTTAG